A DNA window from Streptomyces sp. 71268 contains the following coding sequences:
- a CDS encoding decarboxylase, which translates to MTTVGFLYPGYSAEDDYPRLEKLLGGDIRLPLVHTDIGEDAHRVDALLEMGSAARLAAGVGELRRRGADAVVWACTSASFVFGWEGAGEQVRELAATAGAPASSTSFAFARAARAIGAERVAVAATYPRDVADRFTAFLKSAGIEVVQARASGVITAAEVGTWGEAEVLRLVRAGDHPDARAVLLPDTALHTAAHLPALEAAVGKPVLTANQVTVWEGLRLLDRAVTRPGLGRLFVTGAGCPAV; encoded by the coding sequence GTGACGACGGTCGGATTTCTTTACCCCGGTTACTCGGCGGAAGACGACTATCCACGTCTGGAGAAGCTGCTCGGCGGCGATATTCGACTGCCGTTGGTTCATACCGATATCGGCGAGGACGCGCACCGGGTGGACGCCCTGCTGGAAATGGGATCGGCGGCCAGGCTCGCGGCCGGGGTGGGGGAACTGCGCCGGCGCGGCGCCGACGCCGTCGTCTGGGCCTGCACCAGCGCCAGCTTCGTCTTCGGCTGGGAGGGCGCCGGCGAGCAGGTGCGCGAGCTGGCGGCCACCGCCGGCGCCCCGGCGTCCAGCACGTCCTTCGCCTTCGCCCGCGCGGCGCGCGCCATCGGCGCCGAACGGGTGGCCGTGGCCGCGACGTACCCCCGGGACGTCGCCGACCGTTTCACGGCCTTCCTCAAGTCGGCCGGCATCGAGGTGGTCCAGGCGCGCGCCAGCGGCGTGATCACCGCGGCCGAGGTCGGCACCTGGGGCGAGGCGGAGGTGTTGCGCCTGGTCCGCGCCGGCGACCACCCGGACGCGCGGGCCGTGCTGCTGCCGGACACCGCCCTGCACACCGCGGCCCACCTGCCCGCCCTGGAGGCCGCCGTCGGCAAGCCCGTGCTGACCGCCAACCAGGTCACCGTCTGGGAGGGCCTGCGGCTGCTCGACCGCGCGGTGACCCGGCCCGGGCTCGGCCGACTGTTCGTGACGGGCGCCGGGTGCCCGGCCGTGTGA
- a CDS encoding LLM class flavin-dependent oxidoreductase, with amino-acid sequence MDTIRGTASGTAPVPLSVLDLATVGSGLTASDALRTSVELVQLAERRGFHRYWVAEHHSMPGVASSSPAVILAHLAAHTDRIRLGSGGVMLPNHAPLVIAEQFGTLEAMAPGRVDLGLGRAPGTDGATAAALRRSDRLNEGADEFPRQLAELTRFLDADFPDGHRYARIHAIPGPIQGSVPGGVQSADRPAIWLLGSSGFSAQLAGALGLPFSFAHHFSAANTIPALDLYRSSFRPSAVLDAPYASIGVGALAADDEREARRQVMTGALSMIRLRLGRPGLIPTPEEAEEYAFAPAEREFVDSHVANVVHGTPDAVRDGLDQLVKRTGADELVITANVHSPRARLRSYELIADAYGLPAPTAP; translated from the coding sequence GTGGACACGATTCGAGGAACGGCGAGCGGCACCGCACCCGTACCGCTCTCCGTGCTGGACCTGGCGACCGTCGGCAGCGGGCTGACCGCGAGCGACGCGCTGCGCACCTCCGTGGAGCTGGTCCAGCTCGCCGAGCGGCGCGGCTTCCACCGGTACTGGGTGGCCGAGCACCACTCGATGCCGGGCGTCGCCAGCTCCTCGCCCGCGGTCATCCTCGCCCACCTCGCCGCCCACACCGACCGCATCCGGCTCGGCTCGGGCGGCGTCATGCTGCCCAACCACGCGCCGCTGGTCATCGCCGAGCAGTTCGGCACCCTGGAGGCGATGGCGCCGGGCCGGGTCGACCTCGGGCTCGGCCGCGCGCCCGGCACGGACGGGGCGACCGCCGCCGCGCTGCGCCGCTCGGACCGGCTGAACGAGGGCGCCGACGAGTTCCCCCGCCAGCTCGCCGAGCTGACCAGGTTCCTCGACGCGGACTTCCCCGACGGCCACCGGTACGCGCGCATCCACGCCATCCCCGGGCCCATCCAGGGCAGCGTCCCCGGCGGCGTGCAGTCCGCCGACCGGCCCGCGATCTGGCTGCTCGGCTCCAGCGGCTTCAGCGCTCAGCTCGCCGGCGCGCTCGGGCTGCCGTTCTCCTTCGCGCACCACTTCTCGGCGGCCAACACCATCCCCGCGCTCGACCTCTACCGCTCCTCGTTCCGCCCGTCGGCCGTGCTGGACGCCCCGTACGCCTCCATCGGGGTCGGCGCGCTGGCCGCCGACGACGAGCGGGAGGCCCGCCGCCAGGTCATGACCGGGGCCCTGTCGATGATCCGGCTGCGGCTCGGCCGGCCGGGCCTGATCCCGACGCCGGAGGAGGCCGAGGAGTACGCGTTCGCCCCGGCCGAGCGCGAGTTCGTGGACAGCCACGTCGCCAACGTGGTGCACGGGACGCCGGACGCCGTGCGCGACGGCCTCGACCAGTTGGTCAAGCGGACCGGCGCGGACGAGCTGGTGATCACGGCGAACGTGCACAGCCCGCGGGCCCGGCTGCGCTCGTACGAGCTGATCGCCGACGCGTACGGCCTGCCGGCGCCGACCGCGCCCTGA
- a CDS encoding decarboxylase: protein MDVSFLGGPQRQRGVGVVAPFDFALDRELWRWVPDEVSLHLTRTPFVPVEVSLDLARIVSEHETLRAAVQALSAVAPEVVAYACASGSFVGGVPGERAMCAAMTQAGEVPSLTTSGALLAALDELGVRRIALVTPYTKSVTDALEEYLAAADIAVVGRAYLGLTGAIWRVPYRDVVDMARLAVVGSADALFISCTNLPTYDVIPQLEAELRMPVLSANQVTMWSALRTMGARAVGPYQALVDPAARSGPVALPPVPPPEEAYAGSSGAPESDLPDGLDPPPSPDEYGGPTG from the coding sequence ATGGACGTCTCTTTTCTGGGTGGCCCACAGCGGCAACGCGGCGTGGGCGTCGTCGCCCCGTTCGACTTCGCGCTGGACCGTGAACTGTGGCGCTGGGTTCCGGATGAGGTCTCGCTGCACCTGACCCGCACGCCGTTCGTCCCGGTCGAGGTGAGCCTCGACCTGGCGCGGATCGTCAGCGAGCACGAGACGTTGCGCGCGGCGGTGCAGGCGCTGAGCGCCGTCGCGCCCGAGGTGGTGGCGTACGCCTGCGCGTCGGGCAGCTTCGTCGGCGGCGTGCCGGGCGAGCGGGCGATGTGCGCGGCGATGACCCAGGCGGGTGAGGTGCCGTCGCTGACCACGTCGGGCGCGCTGCTCGCGGCCCTCGACGAGCTGGGCGTGCGGCGGATCGCCCTGGTCACGCCGTACACGAAGTCGGTCACCGACGCCCTGGAGGAGTACCTGGCGGCGGCCGACATCGCCGTCGTAGGCCGCGCCTACCTGGGGCTGACCGGGGCGATCTGGCGGGTGCCCTACCGGGACGTGGTGGACATGGCGCGGCTGGCGGTGGTCGGCTCCGCCGACGCCCTGTTCATCAGCTGCACCAACCTCCCCACCTATGACGTGATTCCGCAGTTGGAGGCGGAGTTGCGGATGCCGGTGCTGTCCGCGAACCAGGTGACGATGTGGTCCGCGCTGCGGACGATGGGCGCCCGGGCCGTCGGCCCCTACCAGGCGCTGGTCGACCCCGCCGCGCGCTCGGGCCCGGTCGCGCTGCCGCCCGTCCCGCCACCCGAGGAGGCGTACGCCGGCTCGTCGGGCGCTCCGGAGTCGGACCTGCCGGACGGCCTTGATCCGCCGCCGTCCCCGGACGAGTACGGCGGCCCGACCGGCTAG
- a CDS encoding bifunctional diguanylate cyclase/phosphodiesterase: protein MTERNAPLSEYRAAFHAAHVAMAVVDHEGVVHAANAALGALLGADPERLRGASAADLADLREDPRLWSAYGEVLRGRHDRLRCTRRLREHDGRARWVEVTVVPLAADTDLAADLTAALPADRRRRRRADRRAAARADRCDQHPEGPAERRAVLLTIEDVSEQHDLQARLRHLQMHDPVTRLPNRSLFFERLASALESATVAPGAAQVPHPSGGESAPHGDGDAARPAAGAATGGGPGGAAGTGGEPGPQRGGDAQRGGGAAAVGGRRSGRVGLCYLDLDGFKAINDTLGHRVGDELLGAVGQRLAECAAPDGHLVARLGGDEFALLVTDSTGTDQLTELAHALLVALQRPFDVAGHRLTVSASIGVVERLAAGTHTTALMQAADTTLYWAKADGKARWALFDPERNAHRMTRQALSSTLRQAVERGEFMLEYQPLVGLEDGLVRGAEALVRWRHPQFGLLAPNRFIGLAEENGAIVPLGRWVLRTACWQARHWQLAHPTRPVRVSVNVAVRQVWDSDLVADVAATLAETGLPAELLQLELTESAVMGSAGRPLQALQQLSDMGVTIAIDDFGTGYSNLAYLSRLPVSSLKLDGSFVRGFRAEEHPNPADETIVEALVQLAHRLGLTVTAECVESAEQAERLGRIGCDTGQGWFFSRPVSPEQVSALLREEGTDKGRAEG, encoded by the coding sequence ATGACGGAACGTAACGCACCACTGAGTGAGTACCGCGCCGCCTTTCATGCCGCGCATGTGGCGATGGCTGTCGTCGACCACGAGGGGGTGGTGCACGCCGCGAACGCGGCTCTCGGAGCGCTGCTCGGCGCCGACCCCGAGCGGTTGCGCGGCGCCAGCGCCGCCGACCTCGCCGATCTGCGCGAGGACCCTCGGCTGTGGTCCGCCTACGGCGAGGTGCTGCGCGGACGGCACGATCGGCTGCGCTGTACGCGACGGCTGCGGGAGCACGACGGGCGCGCCCGCTGGGTGGAGGTCACCGTGGTCCCGCTGGCCGCGGACACCGACCTGGCCGCCGACCTGACGGCCGCGCTGCCCGCGGACCGGCGCCGCCGGCGGCGCGCCGACCGGCGGGCCGCCGCCCGGGCCGACCGGTGCGACCAGCACCCGGAGGGGCCGGCCGAGCGGCGGGCGGTGCTGCTGACCATCGAGGACGTGAGCGAGCAGCACGATCTCCAGGCCCGGCTGCGCCACCTCCAGATGCACGACCCGGTGACTCGGCTGCCCAACCGGAGCCTGTTCTTCGAGCGGCTGGCCAGCGCGCTGGAGTCGGCCACGGTGGCGCCCGGGGCGGCCCAGGTGCCGCATCCGTCGGGCGGGGAGAGCGCGCCGCACGGCGACGGCGACGCGGCGCGCCCGGCAGCCGGGGCCGCGACAGGTGGCGGCCCCGGCGGCGCCGCCGGGACCGGTGGCGAACCGGGCCCGCAGCGCGGTGGCGACGCCCAGCGCGGTGGCGGGGCGGCGGCGGTGGGTGGGCGGCGCAGTGGCCGGGTCGGGCTGTGCTACCTCGACCTCGACGGGTTCAAGGCGATCAACGACACGCTCGGGCACCGGGTCGGGGACGAGCTGCTCGGCGCGGTCGGGCAGCGGCTGGCCGAGTGCGCCGCGCCCGACGGACACCTGGTGGCCCGGCTCGGCGGCGACGAGTTCGCCCTGCTGGTGACCGACTCGACCGGCACCGACCAGCTCACCGAGTTGGCCCACGCGCTGTTGGTCGCCCTCCAGCGGCCGTTCGACGTGGCCGGGCACCGGTTGACGGTCTCGGCGAGCATCGGGGTCGTGGAGCGGCTGGCCGCCGGGACGCACACCACCGCCCTGATGCAGGCCGCCGACACCACGCTGTACTGGGCGAAGGCGGACGGCAAGGCCCGGTGGGCGCTCTTCGACCCGGAGCGCAACGCGCACCGGATGACCCGTCAGGCGCTGTCCAGCACGCTGCGGCAGGCCGTCGAGCGGGGCGAGTTCATGCTGGAGTACCAGCCGCTCGTCGGTCTGGAGGACGGCTTGGTGCGCGGCGCGGAGGCGCTCGTACGGTGGCGGCACCCGCAGTTCGGGCTGCTGGCGCCGAATCGGTTCATCGGATTGGCGGAGGAAAACGGCGCCATCGTGCCGCTGGGCCGCTGGGTGTTGCGCACCGCGTGCTGGCAGGCCAGGCACTGGCAGTTGGCCCACCCCACCCGGCCGGTGCGGGTGAGCGTCAACGTGGCGGTGCGGCAGGTGTGGGACTCGGACCTGGTCGCGGACGTGGCGGCCACCCTCGCGGAGACCGGGCTGCCGGCCGAGCTGCTGCAACTGGAGCTGACCGAGTCGGCCGTGATGGGCTCGGCCGGCCGCCCGTTGCAGGCGTTGCAGCAGCTCAGCGACATGGGCGTGACCATCGCCATCGACGACTTCGGCACCGGCTACTCCAACCTGGCCTATCTGAGCCGGCTGCCGGTCTCCTCGCTGAAGCTGGACGGCTCGTTCGTGCGCGGCTTCCGCGCCGAGGAGCACCCCAACCCGGCCGACGAGACGATCGTCGAGGCGCTGGTGCAGCTCGCGCACCGGCTCGGGCTCACGGTGACCGCCGAGTGCGTGGAGAGCGCGGAGCAGGCCGAGCGACTGGGCCGCATCGGTTGCGACACCGGGCAGGGCTGGTTCTTCTCCCGCCCGGTCTCACCCGAGCAGGTCTCGGCCCTGCTCCGCGAGGAGGGCACGGACAAGGGCCGAGCGGAGGGCTGA